The genomic interval GTCAGGCCGATAGATGGGCGTCTTGGgtataaattcaattaatataaCATACTCCATCATGGAATTGGAATCACATTGTTGCTTATGTAAACGCCAGTGTAGGCCTAGCTTATGATATAAATGACTATTCTCCCACTCGAGCAGCTTGTCCAGTGTCAATTGTGTCTGCAAGCAAGAATCAAATTTGTTAATATCGAGTGCCAAAATGCATAAAAGAACAAACTGTTATCAAGCGTCTCTTACGCGTTTGCTCAGACATATGACCGGCCAAAGCGAGCAGCCCAgtgtgcagcagcaacagacgcAGCCGCAAAAGAGCCACTTGACATTCAGGGGCAGGGTCTTCTTCAATATGCCATTGATGCGACCGATGGTCGCTTTGAATTCCTCGGGCGCCACACGTGACAGCAAACCGCAGGGGAATTCAACATTAAAGCGATTGCTGAGACCAAAGCTGCAAAGCCAGAAAAGAGAAATAAATTACAATGGCTGCTACACGTAAAGCTTACAAGTATTATCTATTACAGCTACAGTCTAGATTTTTAATTGTGTTATGCAATCAGTAAGTCTGTCAATAATTGGGCGCCAAATGGCACAGGGTCAAACGCACTGGCTGCGCGCCTGCTatcaatataaacaaaacaaacgtgCGCCCAAAAACAGAATTTAGCTATCAAAAGCCTTGAGCTACATTGAGAACTAATGCATATgcacgtgtgcgtgtgtgggtgtgtgtgtgtgcgcatgtgtttatttattatatcgTTTACTTACACCGTCATATTGCCCGCGCCTCGTATGATAATGGGCTCGGGCACTGGCATCACTGTCTGATCCTGGAAATGCTCCAAATCATCCAGCTGTTCATCCTCGTAGATGGCATCGAAGTCGGAAAAAGACATTTTTACGATCTcttttgtttcttgttgtttttatgttgATTATGATGATGGGCGGTTGGCGGCGACGATCTGTGCGTCACAGAGAAACAGTATCCAAACGCTAGCAACAGATATCAGCACATTTTTGATTTGACATTTGGGTGCGTTATTGTGATTGTATGTGTGCCACGGCTGGCTTTCGAATAAAATCTCAGTCTGAATGTTGGGCCTTCAGTATGATTGTTGTTCGCTCGGGACTCAAAATAAGCGCCGCCGTCTTTGTTGTTACTGTTAtactgctgctgtcgctgcttcCGCCATACGCGTTGGCGTTAACTGCGCTGCGGCGGGTACTGATACGAGCTGTGACGTTGACTTCCTTTATTGCGTTGCATTCAAAAATGAAGGcacataaatgaaatatatgtattattaaaCTGAAGACAAAACAATAATCGAGTTGATGTAAGTAATGTGCTTGTGTGCGCATCAGCTAGCGATTTTTCTCAAGGTTGTGCAACACTGGCGTCCGTCTGCTCTGTtataagttgttgttgctattgctacTCCCGTAGTGGGGGGGCCAATGCTGCTATGTGCAGtcgtttttctttgctgcGTATTTCGCAATCACTTTTTCAACTATTGCTCACAATTGTAAACCTAAGTCGTGCACATTTCATATGTGCAGACTTATTTTTAGCACTTTGCTGTTttcaaagcaatttaaaaGTGTTTGCCCGAATTAcactcttttattttgtttttttaataccgAAAATATGTTCCCTGCTTAATATTTGTCGTCGCGAGACGAGCAGCTAGCAGCTGTTCGTTATATAGGGTTGCCCAACTGTCGCAAAAAAGTGAGAAGTCACATTCAAACGTGAGAATGACCAGCGGGttaatattgatttattaattagctacatttaaaaataattaaagtgtataattatatataattataatatatataaatatatatgtatatagcacATATAAGCGTATGTTCtaactaataataaaaaatattgtgcACAAATTCGACAGATTAGCAAACACCAATTAATTTGCAGCATTAACACAAGCATTAATGTAAAAATGACAAGGCATATTTCGAGAGTGGGTCACGTCCGTCGTCTACTTCTTTTTCGATGCACTTGGACTGGTCGATTGGAAGACCGAGGAGGCGGACATTAGATTCTCAATATATTGACCAAGCACTTGATTCTCGGAACGCAATTTAAGATTTTCCTCCTTAACAGAGTCCACCCGCTGTGACAAATCATCCAATGTGTTTTGCAACTCCAAGACTTGGGTAATTAACCGAGATTTCTCCTGTACGTCATCGGGTCCCACGTCCAGCGTGTCAAGTGAATTGTGGGAGGAATCCGGCGTTGAGCTTTGATTGGTAAACGAAGACCGCAGCGAGTCCATAGACCGGCCATTCGCGATGTTTTGAGTAGTTGAGGGTTCATCTTCGTTGATAATAACTGGAGGGGAGTCAATAAGTTATTACTCTTTCCACAGCCGGACGCGCCCAACGCGTCGACATTTGCACTAACGCTGTACTCACCCTGAGGATCTTCATCAATCGCCATTATATTGTCATCGTTGTTAATTATTGACATGCTTAACGATCTGCTTACAACGGGGCAGCGATTaattaactttaatttttatttttttacaagaaattacACGGAAAACTAAACTACCACTTTTTGGTTAAATACGCGCTGTTTCACACTAGCTTTGCATCATTTTTCAACACTGAAACATTTAAGTATGAATTGAAAGAAGAAGCATAATTGCTAACATAAgattatatgtacatatgtaggAATTTAAATCTGcgattatattatattaaatattaaaaagtgaattttatttgatttgaataatattttaCTAATACTTCTGAgcatttcatttcgttttgaaGGGGCTAGAACAATAAATCGAAACATTTACAACTATTGCTGCcgatttgcattttatagctTCGTTAAGTTTAAAACTCCTAAATAAATGAAGCGTTAGCTTACTTAAGCATAGTTTAGTcataacaatatataaattaagtaaaattgACTTAAAAGtcaacacattttttttacgttgttttaaatataaccGACGTGAgcaagttgttgctgcagaGTTGTCACCTGAGCAGCATTCGATCGACGAATTAAAATACACACGCATGCTTTTTGCCATTATAGTTTTTAACGTTGCACTGAAAACAACTCTTTAAGTACCTAAAGTTAAAAGCAATAATTAGGAAGTTGTgattaatataaaacaaaaagctgaTAATGTGCAAAAAAGCACTTGTCCAtccatatatttgtatttggaGTGTTTCTTTATAATACAAGAACAGTTAGCATTTGCGTAAAGTATATTGAATACTTTGTCATATAGCTGGATAAAACCTTGTTATTTGCCCACAACACTCATACAGGTATTACATTGCcaaaatatataagttaatAATATATAGCTTAATGTTTTCCCACTTGTTTCAGTTCTGGGAGTTCTCACCACCAGGAAACAGCGGTCTAAAAGTTCATGCTGTTTGTGCACGGTCAACTTCAATTCGAAAATCAAAGGTAATCTTTTGTTTAAGTTTTACATCATCTAACTGTTAaactaaatgcaaaattaaagtATGCTTTTGGCATAATAAGCAAAGCCCAGATAaggtatgtatgcacatacatatgtatatacatatgtatgacaTTGGCATCACCATTCGCATACACATACGTAACAactttaaaattaacaacCTTAAGTAATTTAGGTAAGGATGCAAACTCATTGGGCATATGCCCAGTACAAGTGAATGGgctattaataaattttgtaaatgttttctAAGCAAATATGAATCTGCATGCAGCATACCTAAAAATGATATCAATATTCAATATGCGAGCTGCCAACTTTGCCAAAAAAATGCGTTGTCAAACAGGCGCGCAAACTAACGGCATGATATTATTAAATGAAGCTATGAATTTTGCATGTACATGACTAGTTTCTTAAAAAAATTGATCTATACGTATTTGTTAACCATTTTCGATCATTTTAGGGCATACCAAACGACGTCATAactgaaaagatttttaaatcGAGAAACTGCGCGGAACTGCCATATTTGGCAAAAATAATACGGCAACCTTAAAAATCCATAACATAAAAATACCGACTTTTGTAAAACAGTTAGCGCgtgattattttaatatttcataatCAACagtaaattattcaaaaatatatagtaATATATAGTTATAAAGCCGAATGCGCATTGCTGTCAAATAAAACTCACAATAGGCAAAAGAAAACGGTTTATTGCcgtaaaaagcaaacaaacaaaaaaataccaaatagTGCAAAGGTGTAGTGATTGGATAAAATGCCAAAACTTGTGCGGCAACGTACGAATTGTGTTGCCTGCAGttgaaaagtgtgaaaaagACGCCATTTGAGTTGACTTTGAATACATGTTTTTAAAAACTGCCAATAGCCTGTGCCTGTGCTAACAACAATAGTAAACCattaaaagaacaaaaaaccaaaaactaaaacaatgCTGCCCGCCAATCTGGGCGCTGCAAATGTGAGCCAAGGAAAACGGGAAGTGCCCATTACCATGTCGCCAGTAAAACCGGGCAACAACAGTGGTGTCTCTGGCGGCACACTGACGGCAAAGGCAACAAGCAAGGCGCCCGAGGAGCTGCGCTATTTGCCCATTGCCACAATGCCCACCAAGCCCTGTAATATAACAATAAGCAGTTATAAAacgaataataataattgttctAAAAATATGAACAACAATGCGGCTGCAATTAAGACCAAACTGACACCAATGAATATTgtacaaaaacaattgaaagccagcaacaataataataataataatagtagtAATAACAATATAACTGCAGCAGCCCCGCCACTCATACAATTGGTTGCCAACAGTTCCAATGGCAATGCCAACTCGCTGCTATCCATACTGTCGCCCAAAACGCTCATCAAGCCCGCTAGTAATAATAGCAATGGCCAGGCTACGGCTCAGTCGCAAACACAACCTGTGCTCATACGACCGGCCACCACGATGACCACAATTCCTGTACAGCAGCAAAATGGTGCCAATCACAACAGCAATAGCtcgggagcagcagcaacagcagctgcagcaggcaCTGTGGCACCATCTCACTTGATATCGCTGGTGGCCGCCAAAACACCTAGTAAAACGGGtaagttttcttcttcttcattttttttttttttttttttttttgagaagtTATATTGGGCAGTACTTATATAATAATACTACTAATAAATAAACTGTGTGCTGTCTTCTGTGCTGTTGCGGCTTCGGTACGATTCGATATCggttttgcttttcaattcaatttttgctttgggcacagtcgctgctgctgcgagtcGCTCATTTAGTTATTGTCGCTGGCCGCGTTggaataaatgtgtgtgtgtgtgtgtgcctgtgtgtgtgcggagtctcttattattactattatacACATagtattattgttgttgccgttgctgttgctctattatcgttgttgttgttgctgccgtcaTTTAACTAGCATTGTAGCTGCTACTTAACGacttaacatatttttatttcataatattaattagtttGAGTACGAAAATAAGTTTCATGTGGCTATTTTGAGATTTATATAGTTCACCAATTGGTTTTgctttatatacataattttattgttgtttcattcAAATCAAATCGATTGACAAATCATTTAATAGAAATATGTCTTTTGTTTAAGCTGATGTCACAATTTTATTTGGCAGTTTTGAAGAGGCTAAAAGTCacttgtaaataaaatacttaattttatgGTTGTTTATCAACGTTATGTGTGTAcgacatttatatatatatatatatgtgtatatatatatatatatgcaaaagtcGCGGGCGGGCGTGCACAGGCTATGACGATGATCAGGttttttgcagctgcagctgcctgaagagagcgagaaaaaagaaaacaattaaatgagAAAAAGTGCTGCGAGGACAACGCTTAAGTTTGAATTTGCAACTTAATTAGGAAATATTTTCGAGGCCTagctgcctttgcctttgaGCTGCAATGTGACTCACATTTtttaaccaaaaacaacaattttttttgttttttttttttgttttttatcacaatataaatgtttatacaCGTAGAATAAATGCAAGTGtatttgtacatacataccatttttgtttttttctgaaCATTTATTGTATAATgtgcatttcttttttgttttctgttttcagCTGCTGTTCCAGCTAGCTCTGCCGCTGCCCAAATTTCATTGCTTTCAAAGTCTCGTACTCCAGTTATATTGAGCAAAGCGGCCGTGGAGAAAATCCGTTTGAAATTTGGTCAGGTGCAGGCGCAGGTAAACGCCGGTGCGCTGTTTTTAACTAAATCGATCAAGACCAGCGGCACCAATACCAACAATACCAGCAAttccaacaacaaaagcggCAATTCTAGGCCAGCTCAGGAGACAGCAGGAGCAACGCAACCGGCAGCACAAAAGCCCACGGGCGTTGTGGCCACTTCCACATCAATGCCCACGCCAATGCCTGCGCCCATGCCTACGCCCATGCCCGCGCCCATGCCTACGCCTATGCCcttgcccatgcccatgcccagcAATGCTCTGCCAGAGATCAAGATCAGTCCGGTGTCTGCCGTCGCTCTGAATGGTGCCAAAATCATGAAAGTACAGGCCAGCCCGTTGGCTGTGATTATGCCAACAGTGCCAGCGCCAGCGCAAgctccaacagcaacaacaacagctacagccACAATCGGGCAACCAAGTGTGCAACAGGGTTCACCCAAGCTGCAGCGCTCCAAGTCGTTGGCGGGCAATGAGGAGAATGCGGCTGTCATATTAATACAAAGCAATGCCACAGAGCGGCGACATTCGGTAGCCATTATGGCCAAGGAAGTGGATGTCGTGGAGCAGACAAAGCCCATCGAAACCATAACCATAGAAGACGATGATAGCGATGAGGAAAAGGAGGCACAGATCAAACAACAGCAGGcaaaaaggcagcagcaggcacaaattatgcagcagcagcagaaaccacaacagcagcagcaacagaaaacGCCCACAACATCTACACAAACATCGAGAAAAAACTCAACAGCCAGTCGGAGcagcatcaccagcagcagcagtagcgaTGTGGAAATGATCATTATGCCGGAGGAGGTGCGGCCTAAGCAATTGGAAACAAAGCAACCAGCCAATGGCGccataataaatattgttaaggCTGAAACGCTGTCGCTCTCCAAGGAGGAATTTGAGACATCGCTGCGTTGCGATGAGCACGTGGACAACAGTTCGCCCTCTTCCGTGTGCACTAATCACACCTCAAAATCGGGCACCATCACGTTAACGCCCATTTCCCGGCTGCAACATAATGGCGTGGAGCCAAAGACGGGCGCTGCTGTTACATTAAACACTTTTAAGCGTAGCATGCAACAGCATTTCGGTATGCTGCGCTGGCGAGAGAAACAACCGGGCATGCTGCAGAATTCTACAATGCGCTTCGAGCTTAATCGCTACAATTTGCTGCAGTTGGCGGAGCGCTGCGATTCGCGTCAGGGTCCCGCCAGTTACTTTGAGCGCGCGCTCTTCGATCGTCCCGTACGCCGACCCAACAGCACCACCCATCCATTGCTCTATTTATGCTCGCGCTGCAACTGTCATGGACCTGCCTCGGATTTTCTGGCGCCGCGTGAGTAAACATCATGAGCTAACCAAACTGTGCCTAGACTAAATTTGTTCTTCTTTGCAGGTTTCTGCTCACTTAGCTGTGTGCGACGAGCGCATAAACGTCGTCAGCTCAATCCGCCTAGCGCGGCCAGCGAGAGTAAAATAAGTCGCATGCAGGAGCCAAAGTTGGTTCAAAATGGTCacctacagcaacaacagcaacagctccagctgcagcaacagcagcatcaactgcagctgcaacagcaactacaacgGGAACAGGAACGCGAACGGGAGCGTAAATCAACCGCCGCAAAGCGACCTTTCCGCTGGACCGAATATCTCAAACTGAAGACTAATGGTGACGCGGCACCAATACATCTTTTCCTAAATCCGTTTCCCATCAAACCCAATTGTTTCAAGCGCGGCATGAAATTGGAGGCCATTGATCCGGAGAATTGTTCGCTATTCTGCGTCTGCACCATTGTTGAGGTGCGTGGCTATCGCTTGAAGCTCAACTTCGATGGCTATTCGAGCATGTATGATTTTTGGGTGAACGCCGATTCCATGGATATCTTTCCGCCGGGCTGGTGCGAACGCACCTCGCACGTGCTGCAAGCACCCAAAGGCTATTGCCCAGACCGTTTCACCTGGTATCGCTATCTGGTCAAGACCAAGGCAAAGGCAGCGCCTTCTACACTCTTCACCCATCTCAATGCAACCAAGCATACACAAATTAATAACTTCAGTGTAGGCATGCATCTGGAGGCCGAGGATTTAAATGATACGGGCAAGATTTGTGTGGCTACCGTGGCAGATATACTGGATGAGCGCATACGTGTACATTTTGATGGCTGGGACGATTGCTACGACTTCTGGGTGCATATCAACTCGCCCTACATACATCCCTGCGGCTGGCATGAGGGTCGCCAGCAGCTGATCGTGCCACCAGACTATCAGAATATTATGTTCAACTGGGCTGACTATATTGAGGAAGTGGGCGGCATTGCGGCGCCTGCGGATCTATTTAAACCACGAGAGCCCATGGAATTTCAAGCACGCATGAAACTCGAGGTTGTCGACCAGCGTAATCCCTGCCTGATACGACCAGCGACGGTGGTCACACGTAAGGGCTATCGCGTCCAATTGCATCTGGATTGCTGGCCAGCGGAGTACTATTTTTGGCTGGAAGACGATAGTCCCGATTTGCATCCGATTGGCTGGTGTGAGGCCACCTCACATGAACTAGAAGTACCGCCGGGCTTCCAGCAGCGTGCCTCTCTGATGCCCTGCGACGTGGCAGGCTGCCGCGGCTTTGGCAACGCCAAGCGCTTCAATCTAAATGTGCACGCCCTACGTGATTGCTGTCCCTACGCGCCGGAGAACTGGCGCCAGTGGCGTGCAAAGACAGTGAAACCGCCACGCGTTCTACCTGAGCATATCAAACGAACTGAGTCACCtaagccgcagccgcagccgctgccgcttccgcagcaacagccactgccacagccgcagcctgTAAAGACACCCTCACCCATTTTGGAAAGCCAGTTGAACACGAATCTAAAGCCAGCGGTTGTCAAAGGTAAAACTTACGGAAAACCGAAGAAATCACGACCGAGTCTGGACTGTGAACCAAAACCCAAGCTAAAGCGTGAGGAGCCCAAACCGTTGTCCGTTGAAGTCAAGCCAGAGCCTGTCCCAAAATCTGCCGAAGTTGAACCCATGGATTTAAATCCGCACTGCCTGTCCATAGCCAAGACCATTGTGGCGGAATATGGGCCACAATTTGCGCGCAATTATCGCTTGTGGCAAAAGAACAGCGATTTCGACATGGCGCAGCTTAAAAGCAATCCGCTCTACTGGACCAACTGGGATGTCTATGAGTTTGTTGAGCGTGCGCTGAAATCCTCAAGCATTGCTCAATTGCTCTTTGACGAGGAGATCGATGGACGTGCTCTTTTAATGATGGGACGCAAAGATTTGGCTACCTACTTCAAGCTTAAAGTGGGCCCAACGGTAAAACTCTTCTCGCTGATTGTCAATCTGCGCATTGCGGTCGCGTGTAAGTTTGCCACTAAGGAGACGGGTCTAAATTTTAACCGGGTCAGATGTTCAACACTGCCTGGCAAACAGGAATCGGTGGAGAATAAACCAGAACTCAAAACAGACAATCATTTGACTGCAACGCCAAATGGCTTGGAGCAAGCAGAGCTTGTAGATAGCTCAGCAGAACAAGAAAATCTTAAAGAGGAGCGAGACGAGGAAGAATACGAAAATGATGTGGACTATGATTATTCAGAGCAACCAGAACGAGAGCTTACTGACGAGGAGGACGTTGTGCTGGACAGCGAGGATTTTCTTAGCGTTAAGCCCCTACACAGCATTGTCAACAATGTGAGAACTATCGAAGATACGGATTCGGATGTTACTATGACGCCCCTTGATGTGCTGCCCGTGAGTGTATGATAGGGCGCCACATCCGCCGCCAGCCATTATGTTTCAAGAACGTTTAGTTTTTAAGTCAATTTTTATCAACTTATAACTATGGAAATTCAGTTTAATAAGTTGACCTATTTCTATAAGATTTGTTGCGTTGGCTCGTTTTCATTTGATTGATATTGCGTATATTCTATTGATATGGTAATTATTCTTTAAGCGTTTCAATTAAAGCTACTGTATAAAACACGTTTATATCTTGTGCGACAATCCCCCCCAGCA from Drosophila virilis strain 15010-1051.87 chromosome 2, Dvir_AGI_RSII-ME, whole genome shotgun sequence carries:
- the LOC6630448 gene encoding cysteine-rich hydrophobic domain-containing protein 2; the protein is MSFSDFDAIYEDEQLDDLEHFQDQTVMPVPEPIIIRGAGNMTVFGLSNRFNVEFPCGLLSRVAPEEFKATIGRINGILKKTLPLNVKWLFCGCVCCCCTLGCSLWPVICLSKRTQLTLDKLLEWENSHLYHKLGLHWRLHKQQCDSNSMMEYVILIEFIPKTPIYRPD
- the LOC6630447 gene encoding short coiled-coil protein; this encodes MSIINNDDNIMAIDEDPQVIINEDEPSTTQNIANGRSMDSLRSSFTNQSSTPDSSHNSLDTLDVGPDDVQEKSRLITQVLELQNTLDDLSQRVDSVKEENLKLRSENQVLGQYIENLMSASSVFQSTSPSASKKK
- the l(3)mbt gene encoding uncharacterized protein l(3)mbt isoform X1, whose amino-acid sequence is MLPANLGAANVSQGKREVPITMSPVKPGNNSGVSGGTLTAKATSKAPEELRYLPIATMPTKPCNITISSYKTNNNNCSKNMNNNAAAIKTKLTPMNIVQKQLKASNNNNNNNSSNNNITAAAPPLIQLVANSSNGNANSLLSILSPKTLIKPASNNSNGQATAQSQTQPVLIRPATTMTTIPVQQQNGANHNSNSSGAAATAAAAGTVAPSHLISLVAAKTPSKTAAVPASSAAAQISLLSKSRTPVILSKAAVEKIRLKFGQVQAQVNAGALFLTKSIKTSGTNTNNTSNSNNKSGNSRPAQETAGATQPAAQKPTGVVATSTSMPTPMPAPMPTPMPAPMPTPMPLPMPMPSNALPEIKISPVSAVALNGAKIMKVQASPLAVIMPTVPAPAQAPTATTTATATIGQPSVQQGSPKLQRSKSLAGNEENAAVILIQSNATERRHSVAIMAKEVDVVEQTKPIETITIEDDDSDEEKEAQIKQQQAKRQQQAQIMQQQQKPQQQQQQKTPTTSTQTSRKNSTASRSSITSSSSSDVEMIIMPEEVRPKQLETKQPANGAIINIVKAETLSLSKEEFETSLRCDEHVDNSSPSSVCTNHTSKSGTITLTPISRLQHNGVEPKTGAAVTLNTFKRSMQQHFGMLRWREKQPGMLQNSTMRFELNRYNLLQLAERCDSRQGPASYFERALFDRPVRRPNSTTHPLLYLCSRCNCHGPASDFLAPRFCSLSCVRRAHKRRQLNPPSAASESKISRMQEPKLVQNGHLQQQQQQLQLQQQQHQLQLQQQLQREQERERERKSTAAKRPFRWTEYLKLKTNGDAAPIHLFLNPFPIKPNCFKRGMKLEAIDPENCSLFCVCTIVEVRGYRLKLNFDGYSSMYDFWVNADSMDIFPPGWCERTSHVLQAPKGYCPDRFTWYRYLVKTKAKAAPSTLFTHLNATKHTQINNFSVGMHLEAEDLNDTGKICVATVADILDERIRVHFDGWDDCYDFWVHINSPYIHPCGWHEGRQQLIVPPDYQNIMFNWADYIEEVGGIAAPADLFKPREPMEFQARMKLEVVDQRNPCLIRPATVVTRKGYRVQLHLDCWPAEYYFWLEDDSPDLHPIGWCEATSHELEVPPGFQQRASLMPCDVAGCRGFGNAKRFNLNVHALRDCCPYAPENWRQWRAKTVKPPRVLPEHIKRTESPKPQPQPLPLPQQQPLPQPQPVKTPSPILESQLNTNLKPAVVKGKTYGKPKKSRPSLDCEPKPKLKREEPKPLSVEVKPEPVPKSAEVEPMDLNPHCLSIAKTIVAEYGPQFARNYRLWQKNSDFDMAQLKSNPLYWTNWDVYEFVERALKSSSIAQLLFDEEIDGRALLMMGRKDLATYFKLKVGPTVKLFSLIVNLRIAVACKFATKETGLNFNRVRCSTLPGKQESVENKPELKTDNHLTATPNGLEQAELVDSSAEQENLKEERDEEEYENDVDYDYSEQPERELTDEEDVVLDSEDFLSVKPLHSIVNNVRTIEDTDSDVTMTPLDVLPVSV
- the l(3)mbt gene encoding lethal(3)malignant brain tumor-like protein 3 isoform X2, with product MSQFYLAVLKRLKVTSAVPASSAAAQISLLSKSRTPVILSKAAVEKIRLKFGQVQAQVNAGALFLTKSIKTSGTNTNNTSNSNNKSGNSRPAQETAGATQPAAQKPTGVVATSTSMPTPMPAPMPTPMPAPMPTPMPLPMPMPSNALPEIKISPVSAVALNGAKIMKVQASPLAVIMPTVPAPAQAPTATTTATATIGQPSVQQGSPKLQRSKSLAGNEENAAVILIQSNATERRHSVAIMAKEVDVVEQTKPIETITIEDDDSDEEKEAQIKQQQAKRQQQAQIMQQQQKPQQQQQQKTPTTSTQTSRKNSTASRSSITSSSSSDVEMIIMPEEVRPKQLETKQPANGAIINIVKAETLSLSKEEFETSLRCDEHVDNSSPSSVCTNHTSKSGTITLTPISRLQHNGVEPKTGAAVTLNTFKRSMQQHFGMLRWREKQPGMLQNSTMRFELNRYNLLQLAERCDSRQGPASYFERALFDRPVRRPNSTTHPLLYLCSRCNCHGPASDFLAPRFCSLSCVRRAHKRRQLNPPSAASESKISRMQEPKLVQNGHLQQQQQQLQLQQQQHQLQLQQQLQREQERERERKSTAAKRPFRWTEYLKLKTNGDAAPIHLFLNPFPIKPNCFKRGMKLEAIDPENCSLFCVCTIVEVRGYRLKLNFDGYSSMYDFWVNADSMDIFPPGWCERTSHVLQAPKGYCPDRFTWYRYLVKTKAKAAPSTLFTHLNATKHTQINNFSVGMHLEAEDLNDTGKICVATVADILDERIRVHFDGWDDCYDFWVHINSPYIHPCGWHEGRQQLIVPPDYQNIMFNWADYIEEVGGIAAPADLFKPREPMEFQARMKLEVVDQRNPCLIRPATVVTRKGYRVQLHLDCWPAEYYFWLEDDSPDLHPIGWCEATSHELEVPPGFQQRASLMPCDVAGCRGFGNAKRFNLNVHALRDCCPYAPENWRQWRAKTVKPPRVLPEHIKRTESPKPQPQPLPLPQQQPLPQPQPVKTPSPILESQLNTNLKPAVVKGKTYGKPKKSRPSLDCEPKPKLKREEPKPLSVEVKPEPVPKSAEVEPMDLNPHCLSIAKTIVAEYGPQFARNYRLWQKNSDFDMAQLKSNPLYWTNWDVYEFVERALKSSSIAQLLFDEEIDGRALLMMGRKDLATYFKLKVGPTVKLFSLIVNLRIAVACKFATKETGLNFNRVRCSTLPGKQESVENKPELKTDNHLTATPNGLEQAELVDSSAEQENLKEERDEEEYENDVDYDYSEQPERELTDEEDVVLDSEDFLSVKPLHSIVNNVRTIEDTDSDVTMTPLDVLPVSV